Proteins from a single region of Allocatelliglobosispora scoriae:
- a CDS encoding NUDIX domain-containing protein, which produces MRLRLGARALILDETDALLLCRLDLTYKGGPYLWLTPGGGIDDGELVLGALRRELLEEIGLHLDADPPLVWTQRVVNPVTAARGYDGAINHIHWVRTPRFTPRGQLSDEQLAREHVTEFRWWSQEELLAYRGDEVFAPRDLPVLLAELLRNGLPAEPVQIGL; this is translated from the coding sequence GTGAGACTGCGACTCGGCGCCCGGGCGCTCATCCTCGACGAGACCGACGCGCTGCTGCTGTGCCGGCTGGACCTGACCTACAAGGGCGGTCCCTATCTCTGGCTCACCCCCGGCGGCGGGATCGACGACGGCGAGCTCGTCCTCGGCGCCCTGCGCCGCGAGCTGCTCGAGGAGATCGGCCTGCACCTCGACGCCGACCCGCCGCTGGTCTGGACCCAGCGGGTGGTCAATCCGGTCACGGCCGCGCGCGGTTACGACGGGGCGATAAACCACATCCACTGGGTACGCACACCGCGCTTCACCCCTCGCGGCCAGCTCTCCGACGAGCAGCTCGCCCGCGAGCACGTCACCGAGTTCCGCTGGTGGAGCCAGGAGGAGCTGCTCGCCTACCGGGGCGACGAGGTGTTCGCGCCGCGTGACCTGCCGGTGCTGCTGGCGGAGCTGCTCCGAAACGGGCTGCCCGCCGAGCCGGTGCAGATCGGTCTCTGA